A stretch of DNA from Malus sylvestris chromosome 9, drMalSylv7.2, whole genome shotgun sequence:
TCTGACGACAACTCTGTGGATTCTAGAGGTACCCTTTTCAGAATTTCATGTTATTTTTCCAATCATATTCCATTTCTTCActttccaattccaaattatatATTTCAACTAGTTGTCCATTTTTCTACTTGTTCTTACTTTTATGGGTGACCCTTTGAAAtctgtgtttttggttttacaTCTTATATTCTCTTTgaatttatatgttataaataGTATGTTTAGCTTTTCTCGACAAATTACTCACAAATAGGCACCTTAATTATATATCACAAATTTTTGCAGAGGAAAGTAGTCAAGACTCTAAGCTTGAATTTTCAGAAGATGAGGAAACTCTAATCACTAGGATGTTTAATCTGGTTGGTGAGAGGTGAGCCATTATTTTCTTCCTCGATTTTTTTATGTATAGTTTTTTCATAATTTCCCTTAACCAACTTGGCTTGGCTAGAGCAGTTTGCTCCTCCTCGGCTCACAATAAGATCGAATCCTCCTCTCCGTAATTAGATGAATTTAGTGCAGTATTTcgcttgtatatatatataaaaaaaaaattgtcttgattttccttatcttttcttttcttaggtGGTCTCTGATTGCTGGGAGAATCCCTGGAAGATCAGCAGAGGAGATTGAAAAGTACTGGACTTCAAGATACTCGACAAGTGAATGAACTGCCAAAAACAATGAATGGTTCAAtggtgtctctctctctctctctatcagAGCAGAAAATTTTGGGGGTGTGGTTAACAATGTTTGGGGTGTACTTAATATGCATGGGTTGTTTTTTCCAGTTGCTTAAACAAGGAAGCTAATGGGGTCTGCAAGTGCCCATCTCTCTGTACAATAGTTATTGGTTTAGTGATGTTTGGGTTTTCAGTTTTAACTTCTGTTTATGTAAATTTGGTTGGTTTAAGCTGCTTAATCTCtcagattttattaattttagaacTAAGTATTGACTTAGTTGAGATTAAATATTGTCATTATCATGTGGAGGAAACTCATGATTCCTGCACACATTCTGAAAAAAATCCAACACAATATTCCCTGTTCCTCGCCAGTCAAAATCTTGGACCACAAGTAAGGCATGGTTTTGCAACTAGAGAACTTATCTATATGTTGATGTAATTGTGACGGTATTCTAAATAAATCGCACTGTTATATATTTACCGTTCCGGGTTCCGTATGCTAGTTACTAGCTCGGAATAGTGGCATATATAGTGGTATGGTATCACAGGtgtaactaattaattagtcCTTCTCATTTGCAGTAAAGGTTATGCTGAACCATATTAGCTTTTTGTGTCCTGATGCTTTCAATTTTAAGCTATCTGCCAAGGCTCCTAGTCATGGCGGTAGCATCTTTTTCGTTTATCCACGGTTCTACCAATTGatatatttccacaaataattgaaattcaatttcttGACTTGTATCTTCAAGTTTTGGAAACTTATAAAGTTCCTCTGTTAAGCCCTGAACGTaggaaaaagaagatgaaaataGCTTTAAAGTTTTCACCTTCAACGTTTTGCATTTTTAGGTAGTCTGTAGGTCCAAATTTCCAATTTATGAATTTGGGTGGAGGACAATTTCATCTTCACCACATTTGCCAAGCATGAATAAGTATAACTAAACTTCATCATGcaaattaattttcaatctTCAAGTTTGGTTCATTCTCGGCGAAAGTTTGATTTTAATCCACGTAGTTTAGCCGAAGTTCATGAAGTCTAAGCGTAAACTACAAGGATCAAAATCATATAATTTGGCTGAGAAGTCTCTTCGGAGACATACAGTAAAATTTCAACGATATACTTTGGCCGAGAATGAATGCAGTAACTGAATTCTTCATGTTATAGACCCAAAATTAATCTTTTCTATTTGGAGCATCTCCAACAGATTCTACAAATGTAACTCCTTAGACACAAGTTTGTTGACCTACGTACCAATTTGAAGAGTAAAATTTTCTACTTCAAATATTGTTCTCCAACAGACTCTAcaaattttaatattatataCTATCTCATATGAAACAAGTTGGTcccattttttttgttgttattgaaTAATTAATAGAGATTGTGAAAAATACACATTATTATAATAAAAAGAATGTTTGAAGACTTGGTTAGAAACTTTCTAGTAGTAATAAATTTGAAGAATGAGTTCAGCAACTCTCTTGGATCAAAGAAATTCTGTGTAGCTCTACGTATTTAGTTAAAAGGTGAGTTTAACAACTCTTTCGAGATGCTATTAGTTATTATATTTAGATTAGATCACTCTACTTTATGTGATATTGTCCACATGGTGACAGCCAGATGATGATGAGGTTCCCACATGCCATGTTCAACTTAAAACTGGGGAAGAAAAGAAAGTGTTAGAAAACTAAACATGTAGAGCCACATTTTAGTGTTCGAAAACTCTTTAcaacaattaaattaattaaggaGGGCTTTAATGTATAGAAACACTGTATGGTTCCTCACAATAAAAAGTTTTTCTATACGTCTAAATTATAGTTTGATACGTATGTAAaagtaatttattaaaaattacagGTTTTACACACATttgaaaataaggaaaactaatgaaaattgtttgaaaactttgagttttaactagggatggatttttttgccaaattgtcatgccaaccgaattgccaaccgtgccataccgattttgtgccaacggtaatggtacggtattgtaccgtaccgaaagtttgtggtacggtattggtaatggatatcaTTACCACAGTATTACCGTACCGtaccaaaaatataatataatatataatataacacatatttataaattataatatatatttataatattctagAAGTTCAATGTCTCCTCCAAAAGCTTTGACATCTTAAActtgaagaattgatcaatgaattttaacttttgaagtttagtttcaattttcatttagtttgaaactttaacttctatttgttttggtttgtaacttctatttggattgtaagcttaattttcattatgaatcatgatgcatcatttgaattatggtgtgtgtgaattgtgaatgatgaataatagatgaatttaggctacaatTTATGAGATATCAGCAGCTAAGATGAGGTTTAAGTTAAAGAGGTGAGTCTTGTTGTAGTGCCATAGTGGTGCTTTATGCTTCTGTTGAATAATCAACCGGTACTGCTAAGGTGAGGAAGTAGACCTATAGTACTGCTTTATGTTTCCATTTTTTGTTTCAGGCTTATAATTTTCAAGTAATTCATCAACATTTCATGCGGCTGTAAATCCATTTGAAGGTGGAAATCCGAAATCCATTTGGGCACTTGTTATGAGAATTTTCTTCCGTCTATGCATTTGGTTTATATATCTTTGTCTTATTACAGAGAcacaaaatatgaaatgttGAACAAAGCAAAAACAGATTGTCTTAAATTaaagtggcaattaccattgtcataccatgccaaccgaacatttggcaataccgaactttggtataccgaaagtttggtatggtaatggtaatagattttaccaaaccgaaagtttagtacggtaattggtacgaaggttttggtacggtaaccgtaccaaacccacccctagttttaacgataaggacaaaataaagggtaaagtgaatagtaccaggtttgattttttaatgtaaaaatatgattttttgttaaagtgaacagtaacgTGGGCTTTTGGTTAAAACTCCCTTGAAAATATATTGTGATTTATATGCATAACGACATGATTCGTTGTAAAtagtcaaatattttttttgtttagtaCTGTTTGACAAGATGAGGCAGCAAGCTAATTCTGCAGAAATCGAAGTGTGAAATTCTAGTAAATCcatctctttgtttttgttttataggAGAAGTGGAACCTGAACCCAAGTTGTCGACCATAATCATGATCCAAGGATAAAAATCACCCTTGTGGTCAAAGAAAGTGGTCTAAACTAAAGAGAAGAAAGACCAAGCAAAAGGCAATACACCCTTTATGCTTAGTGACTAAACGAAATTACACACTTTTGGAAAATACTTGATACTAAATCATATACTGTTTTGGCCTGATATATTACTGTATGGATTCCTCATTTTATATTCTCATCTCATCATATTTTATatggaaaattaataaaaaaacttaaaaactttgagttttaacgaaaatgaaaaaataaaaggtaaaataaataatattataattaacttttaatataaaatataatttttcgttaaaatgaaaaatactaaaaaaatttcgttaaaatttcttattttatatgatgcattatatgCATGGCCCGAAGACAGCTAGATTAAGCTGAAGGAAAAcgataggaagaaaaaaaagcatgCGAGAAAACATGGAAATCGTGGGAATCAATGGATGTATATTTTTGAAAAGATGGCCAACCTGCTGTCAAATTTGGATAGGATTGAGTTGATGGactatataaaatatattagaTCCTACAAATTGTAATAAATAGGcttaaatattaaaatggtTCTATGTTTTAGTCATTAGGTCAATCTAGTCACTGTGTTTTTAATTTGGCTAAGTTGGTCCTTGTGTTTATCTTTGTTAAccaattaaggacatttccatctaatttcggtaaaaaaatttataaattatgataaacttatttataaacttatttatttgatttaacatatttaaaaatgaaataaaactaaaaattaaaagaaaaattattcttCTTCCAATTTTCCGACCTcttccctaacattaccctctCTCTTTTCTATGTCAAAACCTTAATCATTTTTCAGATTGGAAGTTTTATCTCTTATATGTATTATTTCTAattgatttgcatttttttttttgtaaagaaaaagggtaataatatataatataattgttcttatgaattttttaaaagagattgaatgaaatgtccttaattggctaACAAAAACAAACACGATGACTAAATTAGCCAAATCAAAAACACGGGGACTAAATTTGCCATGTGACTATAACAcatggaccattttgacatttaagcctaATAAATATGTATTGACTGTAGATCAGCAATCTGttgtaaaaaaatttggttATTCTTTACATATCAAATATTTCGACAACATTTATTAAACAAGCACTCCCAATTCACAATTAAAATAACAACAGTAACATGTACAACTATCTAGGAGAGAAAACTAATCATGCATTAGAGCGACTCCAGCGTTGCAAAGGCTTTCTAGGGCAACTCACTATTGAATTcacccagtgaacagtaactgcctttaatgaacagtaattgtcttTTACATCTCTACCCCTAAACTGAATAGTCATGGTAATaagtaataaaatatttgtatttttatattataaaataatacaaaataattttatttataatttcggATAAGGCACCGAGAGCATCACAATAATTCCCTACCATTTCTTCACATCATGAACTTGGAACTTGTATATTTGGACTCATGGCAACTTTAGGAGCATAACTGGGTCCTTGCATGCACCATTGGTGCACTAGGAATTGCAGTGATCCTAGACCGAGAGCTTCAAGCTCTAGCTTGTAGTTTCAGGTGAGATTTCCTTGTTCCTTTGAATATTTAGGATTTtcttgttgaagttgtttactaagaCTGCCTGGAATCGGAGTAGGAATGACATTGATCTATATaaactgtttactaattcacatgAATCGGAATGAAAAATAATGTAATTACTAAAGTACACCTATTTTAACTAATTATTTTAAGAAATTTTagtcttgaattttttttactaaagagatttttatttttttataaaaaatttattctTGATGTTGGAGAATACTCTAGATGCATGTAGAAGACTCCTAATCACATGAATTAGTTCAAATttgacataaaaaaataattttttatttgcttctAACTCCTTAATCACCTTAAATCAAGTAAAACTAATGAAACATTTTATATCCTTTTCTCTCTCGCTCCCTCTCTTCTGCATCTTTCTCTGTAGCCTCTTGACCAAAATGCTCAACAAATTTCGACATCAAACTCTCGTCTACCCAAGGTTGCCCCAGCACACATATCCACGTCCAACCATCTAATGAGGCCACACCACCCCATCAACGAAAAAGTCCAATTTCACAGAGTGAAAGTGATAAGAAGTTCTTTCCTTCTATCTTGTTTAGGTCTGCAAATCACAATGTCCTTCTCAATTGAATTTGTGAAATGACGATTTCGACGTTCATTGTTCCAGATCACGTTTGTCGTTGTGGCATCGTTCCTGATCTCGGGCAATCGTTGTTCCAGACTGTAGGCGTTCTTTGTTCCAGTCGTCGATTGGTAAACACGCCATTAATGGTtaaattttattctttttgttgtgcatgctttttgtttcatttttccaGAATTCGGCGAGAAAATTCGGCGAGCTTTGTGACTAAACCCGACCAATCTTGACCATTGTTATATTACTCACAGAGCAGTCTCAGTCGGCGGCTCAGCCGCAACAGCAGCAGCTGGTGGTGTAGAACTCCGCTGGAAGCCTTAGCTTCAACAACAACATGTCGAAGGAGGACAATGAGATGTCAAGGTCGGCGCATGCACCGATGTTGCACATCAACCACACGTCACACAACCCTCAGGCTCTTGGGTTGTCGATCCCCGCCTGGCCTCTCACTCGAGCCTCCCACGAGCCCCATCTCCCGCATGGGCTAGAGCTGCAGTTGAGGTAATTGGGTTGGAGTAACAACCGGTCTAACGGGCTATTGAATACAGTGGAGCTGCTTTTATGGGCTGGTTTGATAACATTGGATTAGATGAAATAATatttattattatgattaagGTACGTTAAATGAATATTTGGCATGTGGCTTTACTCTTGGCGcctctcccttttctctctttcttattatcttttaggttttattttagaGAGGTTAAGTTTCAAGTTTGtctaccacttagtactatgtctagtggtattcttcttcacttgtaagtaagagatcttaagttcgattctcgtcaaaggtgaagttgaaccacattattatgacaAACTCATTGTAAGACTTAGCTCACTTCCTTACCCCATTTAGTGTAGAttctattgtttgttaaaaaaaaaaaatctaaaatttgcccttctttttcttgttcATGTCCCccatgcctttttttttttttttttaacaaacgatattatctacactaaaggggtgCGAGAattggctagcaataatgttgtttaaattcccctttgacgaaaattgaacctaaaacatCTCATATACAAGTGAAGAAGAGCACTTGTCACAGCTCATCCCAAGATTTTCATCGGGAAATGTGAGATGACAGAATTACCCTCAGACGTTTTTGGGGTGTGAATTatgtttggtttaattttgggatttttggaaccaattagaactaagatTCTTCTTAGTTTTGGTTGGTGGCTTTTTGGACCACACAAATCCCtattacctctctctctctcttatcctgtgtctctttcttccctctcagctctctctctctctctccatttcaAACTGTACGGACCACACCCAAAGACCATCAAAACTTCACGGATCGTCGTGTTTGAGACCACCATCGTGTTCCTGGAGACCACACGAACTCCttggtacccatttcaggtaagaaacctttcgatttcacgttgaaaactcaagGTCCGAATTGAACACTGTTCACGAACTTTGTAATGGTTGGTTTTTAGGAAaatccaagctcacagtgagctctAGGAGGTTCccacgaagctcggggacgttcgtttggaagttttggacgtcgggaagctctagttcgaaggtggccggttttggtgaaattatCCCGACGAGTTTTCGAAGGATTTGGAAGTTTTAAAAGGTATAGCCTTCTTCCTCTCGAAATTTGTGAAGTTTTGgtaaaaattttgtgaaaaatggtgcaaaatcGAGCGAGAAAATGGCGATTGTAGGTTACCCAGTTTTCCGGCGCCAGCGAGATTTTTCGGCGTTTGGAGGTAGGGGATGACACGCGTGCGGCATTGAaaattttatctaaaaatacctcgacgtccgtgacgtcgagtaggtcactgtggtatattcatatacccaaattgagtaTCGTATGATAAGTTATTAcgtattgttggttatgtgctttaaataacgtttttatagttgtttcgcatataagtgagacttatcccgaagACGAGCGTGTTCAAGGgtgtcacgggggttacgacccttcgacataccactGACTGGGCAGTTcttttctgtttatacctatatactactgatttttcccagaaattgaatataaatgaaagtatgttttaaaatgccgtgcatgcatattatataaattatatgaattaatatttgatgcatatatgtgaaatagTGCTGTGGAcacacatgtgagtatcaggtgagttttatgttgttcatatggtttattgatgatgtgaattgtgttgagagctcataacctgcacccttggtgttagtgcttatattattcaccccgcaccacacgcttaccttggatccaagtaggtgcatgtcgtacagatcacAAGAGGTGGTttcgacatgtcgtacagaccattagaggtggtttcgacatgtcgtacagaccattagaggtggttccgacttgtaggtgactttagattattatacagttgttgatgagagaagcactagagcgtattcttacaccattcttgtcgtacagactacttcaggtagttctgatttatgtgcagagtagtgccgtacaggtcacagtggtgactctggttgggttggatattgagctaaagaattaaccgtacaggacagctgcagggtctccggttgattcattatttcacctgttatattgatgcatccttatcATGTTTTGAATCatagcatggcatattcttgaaaagtgttaaaggcttgtgatttgagttttgctgtaatatatgattatgtatatactatttttctgggaaagtatacaggttttacagtgaggggttagaagtgttgtttaatgaaatattttctaaaagctttgttttactgacctaCTCAATCTtgtttgcacccctccaggttctagttagcagtgttggaggctcacgaggattcccacggcaTTCTGAAAGACtacttaaatgtaggactcaccttcgggtgttgtaatttagttatggtcctacttgactgcacttagtacttatgctctgaatatgtgtgtttcacactt
This window harbors:
- the LOC126633735 gene encoding transcription factor CPC-like; its protein translation is MADLDHSHSTSDDNSVDSREESSQDSKLEFSEDEETLITRMFNLVGERWSLIAGRIPGRSAEEIEKYWTSRYSTSE